One genomic window of Paenisporosarcina antarctica includes the following:
- a CDS encoding Rrf2 family transcriptional regulator, with protein MRLTMYTDFSLRVLMYVGAKDKSELSTIQEISTAYDISKNHLMKVTYELGKHGYIETVRGRGGGIRLALLPENIIIGEVVRKTEDDFNLVECFNCTTNQCVITPVCKLKNVLHEALVAYFAVLDQYTLYDLLGNKDQLGAILFKK; from the coding sequence ATGCGATTAACAATGTACACAGATTTTTCACTTCGCGTCTTAATGTACGTGGGGGCAAAAGACAAATCAGAATTATCGACTATACAAGAAATTTCAACGGCGTACGACATATCGAAAAATCATTTAATGAAAGTCACATATGAATTAGGCAAACATGGTTATATCGAAACAGTACGTGGTAGAGGAGGCGGAATTCGTCTTGCTTTATTACCTGAAAATATCATTATTGGGGAAGTCGTGCGTAAAACAGAAGATGATTTTAATCTAGTTGAATGTTTTAACTGCACAACAAACCAATGTGTAATTACACCTGTTTGTAAATTAAAAAACGTATTACATGAAGCACTCGTTGCTTATTTTGCTGTTCTTGATCAGTACACATTGTATGATTTATTAGGTAACAAGGATCAACTGGGAGCCATTTTGTTTAAGAAATAG
- a CDS encoding manganese-dependent inorganic pyrophosphatase, which produces MGKVYVLGHRNPDTDSITSAIVYAHLKRELGMDAEAVSLGIVQNETAFALEKFGFDAPRLIETASPDVKNVILVDHNEKQQSVKDIDKVQVIEVIDHHRIANFETGDPLYFRAEPVGCTATILNKLFKENGVDIPSNIAGLMLSAIISDTLLFKSPTCTAQDISAAKELEVIAGVDAQEYGLAMLKAGADLSDKTLEDLLSLDAKEFGMGGFKVEIAQINAVEVSDIMDRQTELEELIYRNIAEKGLDLFFFVVTDILNNDSVALALGNQAKKAEQAFGVPFVNNVGLLKGVVSRKKQVVPVLTEALSE; this is translated from the coding sequence ATGGGAAAAGTATATGTACTAGGACACAGAAATCCAGATACAGATTCGATTACATCTGCAATTGTTTATGCGCACTTAAAACGTGAGTTAGGTATGGACGCAGAAGCAGTAAGTTTAGGAATAGTACAAAATGAAACAGCGTTTGCTTTAGAAAAATTCGGTTTCGATGCACCACGATTAATTGAAACTGCATCACCTGATGTAAAAAACGTCATTTTAGTTGATCACAATGAAAAACAACAAAGTGTGAAAGATATTGACAAAGTGCAGGTGATTGAAGTCATTGATCATCACCGTATTGCGAACTTTGAAACAGGTGACCCACTTTACTTCCGTGCGGAACCAGTTGGATGCACAGCAACCATTTTAAACAAGCTATTTAAAGAAAATGGTGTGGACATCCCATCAAACATTGCAGGATTAATGTTGTCTGCCATCATTTCAGATACATTGTTATTTAAGTCACCTACTTGTACTGCACAAGATATTTCTGCAGCAAAAGAACTTGAAGTCATCGCAGGAGTGGACGCACAAGAGTACGGTTTAGCCATGTTAAAAGCGGGTGCGGACTTAAGTGATAAAACACTTGAAGATTTGTTATCACTTGATGCAAAAGAATTTGGTATGGGTGGATTTAAAGTTGAAATTGCGCAAATAAACGCAGTTGAAGTTTCGGACATAATGGATCGTCAAACCGAATTAGAAGAGTTGATTTACCGAAACATTGCTGAAAAAGGTCTCGATTTGTTCTTCTTCGTTGTTACGGACATATTAAATAATGACTCTGTTGCATTAGCTTTAGGCAATCAAGCGAAAAAAGCAGAACAAGCGTTTGGTGTTCCCTTTGTAAACA